The nucleotide sequence ACTACGAGGCCGCGTACAAGGCGGTCATCGGCAGGATCAACGACGCGGGCGGCATCAACGGCCGCAAGATCGTGCCGGTGTTCGGCGCGGTCAACGTCGCGTCCCCGGCGGCGGCGCAGGAGACCTGCGTCAAACTCACGCAGGACGAGAAGGTCTTCGCGGTCGTCGGCACGCTCAACGCCAACGAGCCGCTGTGCTACGCCCAGACCAACAAGACCGCGGTCGTCGGCGGCCCCTTGACCGCGAAGAACTACGCCGAGGCGCAGGCCCCGTGGTTCGCCACCGAACGCGGCGGCGACGAAGTCGGGGACTCCGTCGACCTGTTCACCGCGAACAACGCCCTCGCCGGCAAGAAGGTCGCGGTGATCGGCGTCGTGAACGAGCAGTCCCTCGTGAACGAGATCGTGGTGCCGTCGCTGCAGAAGCAGGGCGTCACACCGGTCGAGACCGCGATCATGGACGCGTCCTTCCGCGACCCCGCGGCGGTCTCCCAGCAACTAGGCGTGTTCATCCAGAAGTTCCAGGCGTCCGGGGCCGACACCGTCGTCGTGGTCGGCGGTATGGGCGGGGAGTTCCCCAAGCAACTGGAGAAGACCTCCTACCGCCCGCGGCTGCTGTTCACCGGCTTCAACCAGGCCGCCACCTACACCGGCGACGCGGCGGCACACGACTTCGACGGTGTCCTGAAGGACGCCGCCGCGCTGACCGCCGCCACGAAGTGGGACGAGCCGACCAACCAGGCGTGCCTCACCGACATCGAGACGCGCGTACCCGAGCTGAAGGGCAAGCTCACGGTCGACCCCGCGACGATGCCCGCCGGGGAGCCGACGCCGCAGACGTCCGCCG is from Yinghuangia sp. ASG 101 and encodes:
- a CDS encoding ABC transporter substrate-binding protein, which codes for MERIRPRRRAALLVAAAAALVAAGCTAEKKDDAKASGAPAAPPAAKVAPGVTDDAIKIGVVYPDLSSVKQFMKIDHGDYEAAYKAVIGRINDAGGINGRKIVPVFGAVNVASPAAAQETCVKLTQDEKVFAVVGTLNANEPLCYAQTNKTAVVGGPLTAKNYAEAQAPWFATERGGDEVGDSVDLFTANNALAGKKVAVIGVVNEQSLVNEIVVPSLQKQGVTPVETAIMDASFRDPAAVSQQLGVFIQKFQASGADTVVVVGGMGGEFPKQLEKTSYRPRLLFTGFNQAATYTGDAAAHDFDGVLKDAAALTAATKWDEPTNQACLTDIETRVPELKGKLTVDPATMPAGEPTPQTSAGSACLYLTLFQAIADKAGKDLTYESFQNAGFTLGPLQLPGFVDKADYTRQTPHGAIPMHLARYSPQQKKFVLP